GTTTCGCAGGCCGAAGCGCAGCGCAAGGATCGGCCGCTGCCGCCGTCGCACTACACCGATCCGGCGCAGTACGTGTACCGGATCGCGCCGCAGGACATTCTCGGCGTCACCGTCTGGGATCACCCGGAGCTGACGACGCCGCAAGGTCAGTCGTTCTCGAGCGGCGGCAACACGACGCAAACGGTCGCGGGCGCGCTGCAGCAGCCGTATACGAACGCGCTGCCTGGACAGGCCGATCCGTACGGGCAGACGGTGGGAGCCGACGGCACGATCTATTTCCCGTTCGTCGGCCGCCTTCGGGCGGTGGGCAAGACGGTCGGCCAGGTGCGCGACGAGCTCGCCGCGCGGCTCGCGCGCTACGTGAAGAATCCGCAGGTCGACGTTCGCGTGCTGTCGTACCGCAGCCAGAAGGTGCAGGTGACGGGCGAAGTGAAGACGCCCGGTCCGCTCGCGATCACCGACGTGCCGATCACGCTCGTCGATGCGATCACACGCTCGGGCGGCTCGACGAACGAGGCCGACCTGCAGCGCGTGCGTCTCACGCGCGACGGCAAGTTCTACCAGCTCGACGCGAACGGCATGCTCGATCGCGGCGACGTCACGCAGAACGTGATGCTGCAGCCGGGCGACATCGTCAACGTGCCGGACCGCAGCGACAGCCGCGTGTTCGTGATGGGCGAAGTGAAGACGCCCGCGACGGTGCCGATGCTCAAGGGCCGCCTGACGATCGCCGATGCGCTGACGGCGGGCGGCGGGATTCTCGATACCGACGCGAACCCGCGCCAGGTTTACGTGCTGCGCGACCTGAAGGACAAGCCGAACACGCCCGACATCTTCCGTCTCGACATGACGCAGCCGGACGCGCTGATGCTGTCGAGCCGCTTCCAGCTGAAGCCGCTCGACGTCGTCTATGTCGGCACGACCGAGTCGGTGCGCTTCAACCGCCTGCTCCAGCAGGTGTTTCCGACGATCCAGTCGATTTACTACATGAAGCAGATCACGCGCTGATCGGTCCCGGGCCGTCGCGCGCGGCCCGCCTCAACCTCAAGCGGGAATGCATGGTGAATACGCAAGCGAAACATCCTTATGCCGACCTCGCGGTGAAGACCGACGAGGAAGACGTCGTCCTGGGTCAGTTGATCCAGGTGATTCTCGACGATATCTGGCTGCTTCTCGGCATCGCGCTTTTCGTGATCGCGCTCGCCGGGCTCTACTGCTATATCGCGAAGCCGGTGTACTCGGCCGATGCGCAGGTTCGCGTCGAGGCGAGCGACAACACGTCGCAAGCGCTCACGCAGACGCAGACGGGCGCCGTCATCAACGGCGGCCCGGCGACGCCGCCGACCGACGCGGAAATCGAGATCATCAAGAGCCGCGGCGTCGTCGCGCCGGTCGTCGAGCAGTTCAAGCTGAACTCGTCGGTCACGCCGGACACGTTTCCGATTCTCGGCGCGATCGCCGCGCGGCTCGCGACGCCGGGGCGACCGGCGAAGCCGTGGCTCGGGCTGTCGTCGTATGCGTGGGGCGGCGAAGAGGCGGACGTCGATTCGATCAACGTGACGCCCGCGCTCGAAGGCAAGAAGCTGACGCTGACGGCAGGCACGGGAGGCGACTACACGCTCGCCGATCCGGACGGCAACCTGCTGCTGCGCGGCAAGGTCGGCGAGAACGAACAGGGCGGCGGTGCGACGATCAACGTGACGAAGCTCGTCGCGCGTCCCGGCACGCGTTTCACGGTGATCCGGCAGAACGATCTCGATGCGATCACCGGATTCCAGTCGGCGATTCAGGTGGCCGAGCAGGGTAAGCAGACGGGCGTGATCCAGATCTCGCTCGAAGGAAAGGATCCCGAACAAACCGCGCAGATCGCGAACGCGCTCGCGCAGTCGTACCTGCATCAGCACATCACGAGCAAGCAGGCCGAAGCGACGAAGATGCTCGAGTTCCTGAAGAACGAAGAGCCGCGCCTGAAGTCGGACCTCGAGCGCGCGGAGGCGGAGCTCACCGAATATCAGCGCACGTCGGGCTCGATCAATGCGAGCGACGAAGCGAAGGTCTATCTCGAAGGCAGCGTCCAGTACGAGCAGCAGATCGCCGCGCAGCGGCTGCAGCTCGCGGCGCTCGCGCAACGCTACACCGAAGAGCATCCGCTCGTCATCGCGGCGAAGCAGCAGCTCGCGCAGCTCGAAGCGGAGCGCGCGAAGTACGACGGCAAGTTTCGCGGGCTGCCGGCGACCGAAGTGAAGGCGGTCGCGCTGCAGCGCAACGCGAAGGTCGCGGAAGACATCTACGTGCTGCTGCTCAACCGCGTGCAGGAGCTGTCGGTGCAGAAGGCCGGCACGGGCGGCAGCATCCGGCTCGTCGACGCGGCGCTGCGTCCGGGCGTGCCGGTGAAGCCGAAGAAGATGCTGATCCTGTCGGCGGCGACGCTGCTCGGCCTGATTCTCGGCACGAGCGTCGTGTTCATGCGCCGCAACCTGTTCCATGGCATCGAGGATCCGGATCGCATCGAACGCGCGTTCAACCTGCCGCTGTACGGACTCGTGCCGATGAGTGCCGAGCAGACGCGTTTCGATGCTGCCGACAAGGGCAGCCGCGTGCGGCCGATCCTCGCGTGCGCGCGGCCGAAGGACTTGAGCGTCGAAAGCCTGCGCAGCCTGCGCACCGCGATGCAGTTCGCACTGATGGACGCGAAGAACCGCGTGATCGTGCTGACGGGCCCGACGCCCGGCATCGGCAAGAGCTTTCTCGCCGTCAACCTCGCCGCGCTCGTCGCACATTCGGGCAAGCGCGTGCTGCTGATCGACGCCGACATGCGGCGCGGCTCGCTCGACCGCTACTTCGGCACGGGCGTGAAGAACGGTCTGTCGGAGCTGCTGAGCGATCAGGTCGCGCTCGAAGATGCGATCCGCGAAACGTCGGTGCCCGGACTGTCGTTCATCCCATCGGGCGCGCGTCCGCCGAATCCGTCGGAGCTGCTGATGTCGCCGCGGCTGTCGCAGTACCTCGACGGTCTCGCGAAACGCTATGACGCGGTGATCGTCGATTCGCCGCCGATCCTCGCCGTCACCGACGCGACGATCTTCGGCGAGCTCGCCGGCTCGACGTTCCTCGTGCTGCGCTCCGGCATGCACACGGAAGGCGAGATCGGCGACGCGATCAAGCGGCTGCGCACGGCGGGCGTGCAACTGCAAGGCGGGATCTTCAACGGCGTGCCGGCGCGCACCCGCGGCTACGGCCGCGGCTATGCGGCCGTGCACGAATATCTGAGCGCATGACGCGGACCCTGCTTCGATCGACGAGGTGACGATGAAAATTTCCGTACTCGTGCCGACCTACCGGCGTCCCGCGGATCTCGCGCGCTGTCTGATCGCGTTGCAGCGGCAGCGCGTGGCGCCCGAAGAAGTGATCGTCGTCGCGCGCCCCGACGACGATGCGACCCACGAGCGGCTCGCCGATCCGGGCGTGCGCGGCTCGCTTGCGCTGCGGATCGTCGCGGTCGACGTGCCGGGGCAGGTGGCGGCGCTCAATTGCGGGCTCGACGCCGCGCGCGGCGACGTGATCGCGATCACCGACGACGATGCGGCGCCGCGCGTCGACTGGCTCGAACGGATCGGCGCGATTTTCGCGGCCGATCCGCGCGTCGGCGCGGTGGGCGGCCGCGATTGGGTGCACGAGAAAGGCCGGCTGCTCGACGGCGAGCAGCCGCTCGTCGGCCGGCTCACCGTGTCGGGCAAGATCATCGGCAATCACCATCTCGGCGTCGGCGGCGCGCGCGAAGTCGACACGCTGAAGGGTGCGAACATGAGCTATCGCCGCGCGGCGATCGAAGGACTGCGCTTCGATACGCGTCTGCGCGGCGCGGGAGCGCAGACGCACAACGACACGTCGTTCAGCATGTGCGTGAAGCGCGCGGGCTGGAAGCTCGTCTACGACCCAGCCGTTGCGGTCGACCATTATCCGGCCGAGCGCTTCGACGACGACCGGCGCGACGCCGCATCGATGGCCGCGCTGTCGAACGCCGCGTACAACCTGCATCTGACCTTGCGCGAGCATCTGCCGCCCGCGCGGCGCGTGATCGCGTGGTGGTGGTGGACGCTCGTCGGCACGCGCGCCTATCCGGGCCTCGTGCATGTCGTACTGACCGTCGCCGCGAAGAACGGCGCGAGCATGCGCGCGCGTTGGCGCGCGGTGCGGCGCGGCGCGCACGATGCGCGGCGCAGGGCTTCCGCGCCGCACGTCGGCGTCGCGCAATGAGCGGCGCATTGCAGATTCATTCGATTCGGGCTGGAGTTTTCGCATGACCGCCACGAAGGTTCACGTTCATCTGTTTTACGGCGCCGATCCGCGCACCTATCGCAAGGGCGACGAAATCGGCTGCCTGTATGGCTATCACCATGCGGAGTCCGAAGAGTTCGCGCTGACGTATTCGCGCGATGCGCGCGAGAGCCGGCTCGTCGGCGTCGGCCGCCGCGCGCTGAAGTACGTGCTCGGCTTCGATCTGATTCATGCGTGGCGCAACCGGGCCGCGCTGCTCGGCTCGGATGTGATCTGGACGCACACCGAGCAGGAGCATCTCGCAGTGTCGCTCGTGCTGAAGCTGTCGGGCGCGCGCGGCGCGAAGCCGCTGCTGCTTGCGCAAAGCGTGTGGCTCCTCGACAAATGGCCCAGGTACGGCTTCGTGCGCCGCTGGGCATATCGGAAGCTGCTCGGCCGCGCGGACGTGCTGACGACGCTCGCGCGCGACAACGCCGAGCTGTGTCGCCGCTATCTGCGGCGCGATGCGCTGCAGGTGTACTACGGGCTGAACACGCAGGATTTCCCGATGCGCATGCCGGACGCGTGGTCGCCGCATCGGCCGCTGCGGATCGCGGCGATCGGCAACGATCGCGACCGCGACTGGAAGACGTTCGTCACCGCGTTCGGCGGCGACGCGCGCTATGACGTGCGCCTCGCGACGCGCCGCCGGATTCCGCGTGCGCTGCATGCGACGAACGTCGAGATCGCATCCGTGTCGGGCATCGCGAGGCAGCGCGAACTATACGACTGGGCGGACCTGATCGTCGTGCCGCTGCGGCCGAATCACCACGCGTCGGGCATCACGG
This genomic stretch from Burkholderia oklahomensis C6786 harbors:
- a CDS encoding glycosyltransferase, yielding MTATKVHVHLFYGADPRTYRKGDEIGCLYGYHHAESEEFALTYSRDARESRLVGVGRRALKYVLGFDLIHAWRNRAALLGSDVIWTHTEQEHLAVSLVLKLSGARGAKPLLLAQSVWLLDKWPRYGFVRRWAYRKLLGRADVLTTLARDNAELCRRYLRRDALQVYYGLNTQDFPMRMPDAWSPHRPLRIAAIGNDRDRDWKTFVTAFGGDARYDVRLATRRRIPRALHATNVEIASVSGIARQRELYDWADLIVVPLRPNHHASGITVMLEAAAVGKPMIVSDVGGLRDYFPHGTATYVQPFDVGALRRAADALAARPDQALARARAAARRLQERDLTTQQFAAQHMRITRDLLTRRRAHAAAKAALSFADSRSRSNG
- a CDS encoding glycosyltransferase family 2 protein; translated protein: MKISVLVPTYRRPADLARCLIALQRQRVAPEEVIVVARPDDDATHERLADPGVRGSLALRIVAVDVPGQVAALNCGLDAARGDVIAITDDDAAPRVDWLERIGAIFAADPRVGAVGGRDWVHEKGRLLDGEQPLVGRLTVSGKIIGNHHLGVGGAREVDTLKGANMSYRRAAIEGLRFDTRLRGAGAQTHNDTSFSMCVKRAGWKLVYDPAVAVDHYPAERFDDDRRDAASMAALSNAAYNLHLTLREHLPPARRVIAWWWWTLVGTRAYPGLVHVVLTVAAKNGASMRARWRAVRRGAHDARRRASAPHVGVAQ
- a CDS encoding polysaccharide biosynthesis/export family protein, whose product is MLNRSLKPMALAVAFASLLQACSMAPGNYMDTSRLDDKDAQPTEHYNVQLITAQLVVSQAEAQRKDRPLPPSHYTDPAQYVYRIAPQDILGVTVWDHPELTTPQGQSFSSGGNTTQTVAGALQQPYTNALPGQADPYGQTVGADGTIYFPFVGRLRAVGKTVGQVRDELAARLARYVKNPQVDVRVLSYRSQKVQVTGEVKTPGPLAITDVPITLVDAITRSGGSTNEADLQRVRLTRDGKFYQLDANGMLDRGDVTQNVMLQPGDIVNVPDRSDSRVFVMGEVKTPATVPMLKGRLTIADALTAGGGILDTDANPRQVYVLRDLKDKPNTPDIFRLDMTQPDALMLSSRFQLKPLDVVYVGTTESVRFNRLLQQVFPTIQSIYYMKQITR
- a CDS encoding polysaccharide biosynthesis tyrosine autokinase — protein: MVNTQAKHPYADLAVKTDEEDVVLGQLIQVILDDIWLLLGIALFVIALAGLYCYIAKPVYSADAQVRVEASDNTSQALTQTQTGAVINGGPATPPTDAEIEIIKSRGVVAPVVEQFKLNSSVTPDTFPILGAIAARLATPGRPAKPWLGLSSYAWGGEEADVDSINVTPALEGKKLTLTAGTGGDYTLADPDGNLLLRGKVGENEQGGGATINVTKLVARPGTRFTVIRQNDLDAITGFQSAIQVAEQGKQTGVIQISLEGKDPEQTAQIANALAQSYLHQHITSKQAEATKMLEFLKNEEPRLKSDLERAEAELTEYQRTSGSINASDEAKVYLEGSVQYEQQIAAQRLQLAALAQRYTEEHPLVIAAKQQLAQLEAERAKYDGKFRGLPATEVKAVALQRNAKVAEDIYVLLLNRVQELSVQKAGTGGSIRLVDAALRPGVPVKPKKMLILSAATLLGLILGTSVVFMRRNLFHGIEDPDRIERAFNLPLYGLVPMSAEQTRFDAADKGSRVRPILACARPKDLSVESLRSLRTAMQFALMDAKNRVIVLTGPTPGIGKSFLAVNLAALVAHSGKRVLLIDADMRRGSLDRYFGTGVKNGLSELLSDQVALEDAIRETSVPGLSFIPSGARPPNPSELLMSPRLSQYLDGLAKRYDAVIVDSPPILAVTDATIFGELAGSTFLVLRSGMHTEGEIGDAIKRLRTAGVQLQGGIFNGVPARTRGYGRGYAAVHEYLSA